In the genome of Coleofasciculus sp. FACHB-1120, the window TAATTCACCTTCCAGAAGGAGAACTAGCAGCTCCCACGAATGACATCAATACCACAGTGGCATTGGCATTGCTAACTTCCTTAGCGTACTTTTATGCAGGTTTTAGCAAGCGGGGTTTAGGGTACTTTAAAAAGTATATTGAGCCGACACCAGTCCTATTACCCATTGCCATTTTAGAAGATTTCACAAAGCCCCTTTCCCTCAGCTTCCGTTTATTTGGCAACATTCTGGCGGATGAATTGGTAGTAGCCGTGTTAGTTCTACTGGTTCCCCTGTTTGTCCCTCTGCCAGTTATGGCTTTGGGGCTATTTACCAGTGCCATTCAAGCTCTAGTGTTTGCCACCTTAGCAGCTGCATACATTCATGAAGCGATGGAGGGGCATGGTGATGAAGGGCATGAGGAGCATTGATCTTACTTAGGGAAGGAAGAAGGATATAAGATGAATAAAATCATCCCTCCTTCTCCATATCGCCTTCG includes:
- the atpB gene encoding F0F1 ATP synthase subunit A encodes the protein MEMLSILSAFNSFPLAKLEVGHHLYWQVGNLKIHGQVFLTSWIVIGILLLASLAATRNIQRIPKGIQNFMEYALEFIRELTRNQLGEKEYRPWVPFIGTLFLFIFVSNWSGALVPWKLIHLPEGELAAPTNDINTTVALALLTSLAYFYAGFSKRGLGYFKKYIEPTPVLLPIAILEDFTKPLSLSFRLFGNILADELVVAVLVLLVPLFVPLPVMALGLFTSAIQALVFATLAAAYIHEAMEGHGDEGHEEH